Proteins from a single region of Gossypium arboreum isolate Shixiya-1 chromosome 1, ASM2569848v2, whole genome shotgun sequence:
- the LOC108472834 gene encoding uncharacterized protein LOC108472834 yields MKNKASGFLKQVVSSVLVSSIAKAKSMVDKGKTSASKARLIILTLMRNKKAVLLGPISKKIHGFLGDKENDPQDDESKAIVPFQYNDDDDAQVADDDKYPDLTHYLFDEKELELEAEAESGSVIEMVKKSKEEGEDFSLEDEIDHVADLFITRFYKQMRLQKLLSFKRNQQMQEGNH; encoded by the coding sequence ATGAAGAACAAGGCATCTGGTTTCTTGAAACAGGTAGTGTCTTCTGTGTTGGTCAGTTCCATTGCCAAAGCCAAATCCATGGTGGATAAGGGCAAAACTAGTGCTTCCAAAGCCCGCCTTATAATCCTCACTTTGATGAGGAACAAGAAGGCGGTGTTGCTGGGTCCAATCTCCAAAAAGATCCATGGATTCCTCGGGGACAAGGAAAATGACCCCCAAGACGATGAAAGCAAAGCCATTGTTCCATTTCAATACAACGATGATGATGATGCTCAGGTGGCTGATGATGATAAGTACCCTGATTTGACCCACTATCTGTTTGATGAAAAGGAGCTGGAGTTAGAGGCGGAGGCTGAAAGCGGATCGGTGATCGAGATGGTGAAGAAGTCGAAAGAAGAAGGGGAAGATTTCAGTTTGGAAGACGAGATCGATCACGTTGCGGACTTATTCATCACCAGGTTTTATAAACAAATGCGCCTCCAGAAACTCTTGTCCTTCAAGAGAAATCAACAAATGCAGGAGGGAAACCATTAG